The window TGACAGCGCAGATGTCCGTGTCACTCGACGGCTACTACGCCGGACCCCGGCACGACGGCCAGGGTGGCTGGATGGACTCGGCGGAGGCCGCCGGCTTCTTCCGGGTCACCCGGTGGCTGATCGACGCGATGGCCTGGCGGGAGCGGATCGGCTTCGCCGGCGGCGAGCGGGACACCAACTCCGACATCATCGCGGAAACGTTCGAGGCGGCGGGCGCGTACGTCATGGGACGGCGCATGTTCGAGGGCGGGGAGGTGCCCTGGGGCGACGAGCCGCCGTTCCGCGCGCCGGTCTTCGTCGTGACGCATCGTCCTCGCCAGAAGCTGGCGCGCCGAGGGGGAACGAGCTTCACGTTCGTCACCGACGGCGTCGCCGACGCGATCGAGCAGGCCCGCGCCGTGGCGAACGGCAAGAACGTCGCCATCGCCGGAGGCGGCGACCTCGTGCGGCAGGTGCTGGAGGAAGGGCTGCTGGACGAGCTCGAACTGCACGTCGTCCCGGTCGTGCTGGGTGGCGGCATGCGCCTGCTCGAGCCCGACCTGGGCCTCGACGCGAAGGAGGCCATCGAGCTCACCCCGACCCGGGTCGTGCCGACGCCCCAGGTCACG of the Amycolatopsis sp. NBC_01488 genome contains:
- a CDS encoding dihydrofolate reductase family protein codes for the protein MTKVTAQMSVSLDGYYAGPRHDGQGGWMDSAEAAGFFRVTRWLIDAMAWRERIGFAGGERDTNSDIIAETFEAAGAYVMGRRMFEGGEVPWGDEPPFRAPVFVVTHRPRQKLARRGGTSFTFVTDGVADAIEQARAVANGKNVAIAGGGDLVRQVLEEGLLDELELHVVPVVLGGGMRLLEPDLGLDAKEAIELTPTRVVPTPQVTHTRYTVTGHAALVLDDRGSGGGPSRLAAS